Proteins from one Arthrobacter sp. DNA4 genomic window:
- a CDS encoding DUF1214 domain-containing protein produces the protein MRRAYAYFAALVGIICVAFILAMLFLPLNRTVRSDVLQGFLIGFGLAFVTAQVYARIKAVRVNGWVTMPGLGDPGNGVLMRAACAQLFPGPVNTPEEAVYWWANSDATGAQLTGRHEYVLRFPPGGLPPTNAFWSLTMGDARNRFVANPLRRYSVSDRSGLVPGPDGSVEVCIQATPPAGRERNWLPAPDGKFILWLRVYEPGPAVLDGSYVVPAVARAGGGTP, from the coding sequence TTGAGGAGGGCCTATGCCTACTTCGCCGCGCTGGTGGGCATCATCTGCGTGGCGTTCATCCTTGCCATGCTCTTCCTCCCGCTGAACCGGACCGTCCGCAGCGATGTGCTGCAGGGCTTTCTGATTGGCTTTGGCCTGGCTTTCGTTACTGCCCAGGTGTACGCGAGGATCAAAGCCGTCCGTGTGAACGGGTGGGTCACCATGCCCGGCCTGGGCGATCCGGGCAACGGCGTGCTGATGCGCGCTGCCTGCGCGCAGTTGTTCCCGGGCCCGGTGAACACACCGGAAGAGGCGGTCTACTGGTGGGCCAACTCGGATGCGACGGGCGCCCAACTGACCGGCCGGCATGAGTACGTCCTCCGGTTCCCGCCGGGCGGTTTGCCGCCCACCAACGCCTTCTGGTCGCTGACGATGGGCGATGCCAGGAACCGCTTCGTGGCCAACCCCCTCCGCCGGTACAGCGTGAGCGACAGGTCCGGATTGGTCCCCGGCCCGGACGGCTCTGTTGAGGTCTGCATCCAGGCCACCCCTCCGGCAGGCCGCGAACGTAACTGGCTGCCCGCCCCGGACGGAAAGTTCATTCTCTGGCTGCGTGTCTACGAGCCCGGCCCGGCAGTCCTGGACGGAAGCTATGTGGTTCCGGCAGTGGCCAGGGCGGGAGGCGGGACGCCATGA
- a CDS encoding DUF1254 domain-containing protein codes for MSLEHLLIFGTVMAATWFAATYFWPRMLLSVFKRAIVVKGFGEGPIPVNTLYTQSQALFADPLNVPAGTSRVASAGVNRDTLLTLGWLDLSKGPLVLHVPDMGGRYYSVQFTNPSNNTNFAYVGKRTTGTGAGDFLITGPGWTGDVPGGMGHIASPRRSVLLIGRVLVYDDGDLATAHRLSTQLRLAPLP; via the coding sequence ATGAGTCTGGAACACCTGCTCATCTTCGGCACGGTCATGGCGGCCACGTGGTTCGCTGCCACCTATTTTTGGCCCCGCATGCTCCTGTCCGTGTTCAAGCGGGCCATCGTGGTCAAGGGCTTCGGCGAAGGTCCCATTCCCGTCAATACCCTGTACACCCAGTCGCAGGCGCTCTTCGCCGACCCCCTCAATGTTCCGGCGGGCACCTCCCGGGTGGCATCGGCCGGTGTCAACCGGGACACCCTCCTGACCTTGGGTTGGCTGGACCTCTCGAAAGGTCCGCTGGTGCTCCACGTGCCGGACATGGGAGGGCGCTACTACAGCGTGCAGTTCACCAACCCCTCCAACAACACCAATTTCGCCTACGTGGGCAAGCGCACCACCGGCACAGGGGCAGGGGATTTCCTCATCACGGGGCCTGGATGGACCGGTGATGTCCCGGGCGGGATGGGACATATCGCTTCGCCGCGCCGCTCGGTGCTCCTCATCGGCCGCGTGCTGGTCTACGACGACGGCGACCTTGCAACCGCACACAGGCTCTCGACGCAGCTGCGACTGGCGCCCCTGCCGTAA